In the genome of Capra hircus breed San Clemente chromosome 17, ASM170441v1, whole genome shotgun sequence, one region contains:
- the RASL10A gene encoding ras-like protein family member 10A has translation MGGSLRVAVLGAPGVGKTAIIRQFLFGDYPERHRPTDGPRLYRPAVLLDGAVYDLSIRDGDGAGPGQSPGGQEEWPDSKDWSLQDTDAFVLVYDICSPDSFDYVKALRQRIAETRPAGAPEAPILVVGNKRDRQRLRFGPRRALAALVRRGWRCGYLECSAKYNWHVLRLFRELLRCALVRARPAHPALRLQGALHPARCSLM, from the exons ATGGGGGGCAGCCTGCGGGTGGCGGTGCTGGGCGCTCCGGGCGTGGGCAAGACGGCCATCATCCGCCAGTTCCTGTTCGGTGACTACCCCGAGCGCCACAGGCCCACGGACGGGCCGCGCCTCTACCGGCCCGCGGTGCTGCTCGACGGCGCCGTCTACGACCTGAGCATTCGCGATGGCGACGGTGCTGGCCCCGGTCAGAGCCCCGGGGGGCAAGAG GAGTGGCCGGACTCTAAAGACTGGAGCTTGCAGGACACAGACGCCTTCGTGCTTGTCTACGATATCTGCAGCCCGGacagctttgactatgtgaagGCGCTGCGGCAGCGCATCGCGGAGACCAG GCCGGCGGGCGCACCTGAAGCACCCATTCTCGTGGTGGGCAACAAGCGGGACCGGCAGCGGCTGCGGTTCGGGCCTCGGCGTGCACTGGCTGCCCTAGTGCGCAGGGGCTGGCGCTGCGGATACCTCGAGTGCTCTGCCAAGTACAATTGGCACGTGCTGCGACTCTTCCGCGAGCTGCTGCGCTGTGCGCTCGTGCGCGCACGCCCTGCGCATCCGGCTCTGCGCCTGCAGGGGGCGCTGCACCCGGCGCGCTGCAGTCTCATGTGA
- the GAS2L1 gene encoding GAS2-like protein 1 — protein MADPVAGIASSAAKSVRPFRSSEAYVEAMKEDLAEWLNALYGLGLPSGGDGFLTGLATGTTLCQHANAVTDAARAMAAARPARGVAFQAHSVVPGSFMARDNVATFIGWCRAELGVPEVLMFETEDLVLRKNEKSVVLCLLEVARRGARLGLLAPRLVQFEQEIERELRAAPSASNAPSAGEDTTETPAASGAPARGPRMTPSDLRNLDELVREILGRCTCPDQFPMIKVSEGKYRVGDSSLLIFVRVLRSHVMVRVGGGWDTLEHYLDKHDPCRCSSAAHRPPQPRTRTFSPQRVSPSPSPRAGSPAPGGERRGSRPEVTPIGLRSSKEGPETPLRARDQLPPHPRSRRYSGDSDSSASSAQSGPLGARSEESGTGPRRERPSRRVTTGTPASPRRPPAPRSQSRDRLDRGWPRGAPGGRGGQLSAPSPVRRARSQSREEQAVLLVRRGRDGQHSWVPRGRGSGGSGRSSPHTPRAHSPAAPRVPSPRPELSTIPASVFRTPLQLDPKQEQQLFQRLEEEFLANARALEAAAAGGTPSGPAPDPIRAPDPPAPDSAYCSSSSSSSSLSVLGSKCGQPGDSGRMANGLPGPRGPALSSSSDEGSPCPGVGGPPDAPGSPLAGPEPLRTWARGRMDTQPDQKPSRIPTPRGPRRPPGPTGSGTWHALHSVSPKTEPDSWM, from the exons CAACGCCGTCACTGACGCCGCCCGTGCCATGGCCGCCGCGCGGCCGGCCCGCGGGGTGGCCTTCCAGGCCCACAGTGTGGTGCCCGGCTCCTTCATGGCCCGAGACAACGTGGCCACCTTCATTGGCTGGTGCCGCGCGGAGCTGGGTGTACCCGAAGTGCTCATGTTCGAGACGGAGGACTTGGTGCTGCGCAAGAACGAGAAGAGCGTGGTGCTGTGCCTGCTGGAGGTGGCGCGGCGCGGGGCCCGCCTCGGCCTGCTGGCCCCTCGCCTCGTGCAGTTCGAACAGGAGATTGAGCGTGAGCTGCGCGCCGCGCCCTCGGCCTCCAACGCCCCCAGTGCCGGGGAGGACACCACCGAGACCCCCGCCGCCTCGGGAGCTCCAGCCCGTGGCCCGCGCATGACGCCCAGCGACCTGCGCAACCTCGATGAGCTG GTGAGGGAGATCTTAGGGCGCTGCACCTGCCCAGACCAGTTTCCCATGATCAAGGTCTCGGAGGGGAAGTACCGCGTGGGAGACTCCAGTCTGCTCATCTTCGTGCGG GTGCTGAGGAGCCACGTGATGGTACGTGTGGGAGGCGGCTGGGACACGCTGGAGCACTACCTGGACAAGCACGACCCCTGCCGCTGCTCCTCCGCGG CCCACCGCCCGCCCCAGCCCAGGACCCGCACCTTCTCCCCGCAGCGAGTGtcacccagccccagcccccgaGCTGGTAGCCCAGCCCCAGGGGGGGAGCGCCGGGGCTCCCGCCCAGAGGTGACACCCATTGGCCTACGCAGCTCGAAGGAGGGGCCTGAGACCCCACTCAG GGCCCGGGACCAGCTGCCCCCCCATCCCCGCTCCCGCCGTTACTCTGGGGACAGCGATTCCTCAGCCTCCTCGGCCCAGAGCGGCCCCCTTGGTGCCCGCAGTGAAGAATCAGGCACTGGCCCCCGGCGGGAGCGTCCCAGCCGGCGGGTGACCACGGGCACCCCGGCCTCCCCGAGACGGCCTCCCGCCCCGCGAAGCCAGTCCCGGGACCGGCTGGATCGGGGGTGGCCGCGTGGGGccccaggaggcaggggaggcCAGCTGTCGGCGCCCAGCCCTGTCCGGCGGGCCCGGAGTCAGAGCCGTGAAGAGCAGGCAGTGCTGCTGGTGCGTCGGGGCCGAGACGGGCAGCATTCCTGGGTGCCGCGGGGCAGGGGCAGTGGGGGTTCCGGCAGAAGCAGCCCCCACACTCCCCGCGCCCACAGCCCTGCAgctcccagggtccccagccCCCGTCCTGAGTTGAGCACAATCCCGGCCAGTGTCTTCCGCACACCCCTGCAGCTTGACCCAAAGCAGGAACAGCAACTGTTTCAGCGCCTGGAAGAGGAGTTCCTAGCCAACGCCCGAGCccttgaggctgctgctgctggtgggacCCCCAGTGGACCAGCCCCTGACCCAATTCGGGCCCCAGACCCTCCAGCTCCTGACTCAGCCTACTGTTCGTCCAGCTCCTCGTCTTCGTCCCTCAGCGTCCTGGGTAGCAAGTGTGGCCAACCCGGGGACTCTGGCAGGATGGCCAACGGGCTGCCCGGGCCCCGAGGCCCAGCCCTGTCCAGCTCTTCCGATGAGGGCAGCCCCTGCCCTGGTGTAGGGGGCCCACCAGATGCACCCGGGAGTCCTCTGGCCGGCCCAGAGCCCCTGAGGACCTGGGCACGAGGCCGGATGGACACACAGCCAGACCAGAAACCCTCACGCATACCCACACCAAGGGGCCCCCGCCGCCCACCTGGACCCACGGGGTCTGGGACCTGGCATGCCCTGCACTCAGTCAGCCCGAAGACCGAGCCGGATTCCTGGATGTGA